One part of the Mesomycoplasma conjunctivae genome encodes these proteins:
- a CDS encoding aminopeptidase P family protein, with product MNRKYLDKAFSDHNLDVIISLSQQTRLWITQISTTDGIMFIEKDENHLFVDGRYIEAAQKSAQNSKVYLLNKENLHQFIKDHKFKTIGIEQEYITVGEFERVKQWYPEAKFVYLQAQQFRILKSDAEIAKIQSAVDISLKGLEFTLEQIKPGMLEKDLDIILNAQMKKLGADKESFDSIIATGANSAMPHYRTGKSIIQENDLLKIDFGSLYEGYCADITRTFMFKPSTPDAKKLEILQIVREAAQIGRQTVRPGIKVSEVDKACRDYIASKGYGQYFVHSTGHGVGIDIHELPTVSLFSDSILEPGMVITVEPGIYIEGLGGARIEDVVLVTQDGSKTLSRPGEINGISK from the coding sequence ATGAACAGGAAATATTTAGATAAAGCTTTTAGTGATCATAATTTAGATGTAATAATTTCATTATCACAGCAAACTAGATTATGAATTACACAAATTAGCACTACTGATGGAATTATGTTCATCGAAAAAGATGAAAACCACCTTTTTGTTGATGGAAGATATATCGAAGCTGCTCAAAAATCAGCACAAAATTCTAAAGTATACTTATTAAACAAAGAAAATCTACACCAATTTATTAAAGATCACAAATTTAAAACTATTGGAATTGAACAAGAATATATCACTGTTGGTGAATTTGAAAGAGTAAAACAATGATATCCTGAAGCTAAATTTGTTTACTTACAAGCTCAACAATTTCGAATTTTAAAATCAGATGCTGAAATAGCTAAAATTCAATCCGCAGTTGATATTTCACTAAAAGGACTCGAATTTACACTTGAGCAAATCAAACCTGGAATGCTTGAAAAAGATTTAGATATTATTTTAAATGCACAAATGAAAAAATTAGGTGCAGATAAGGAATCTTTTGACTCTATTATTGCTACAGGAGCTAATTCGGCAATGCCACACTATCGCACTGGTAAATCAATTATTCAAGAAAATGACTTGCTAAAAATTGATTTTGGTTCTCTTTATGAAGGCTATTGTGCAGACATTACAAGAACTTTTATGTTTAAACCAAGCACTCCAGATGCTAAAAAATTAGAAATACTGCAAATAGTTAGAGAAGCTGCCCAAATTGGTCGTCAAACTGTAAGACCTGGAATTAAGGTAAGTGAAGTTGATAAGGCTTGTCGTGATTACATCGCTAGTAAAGGTTATGGTCAATACTTTGTTCACTCTACAGGTCATGGTGTAGGTATTGATATTCACGAATTGCCAACAGTATCACTTTTTTCAGATAGTATTTTAGAACCAGGAATGGTAATTACAGTCGAACCAGGAATTTATATCGAAGGTTTAGGCGGGGCTAGAATAGAAGATGTTGTTTTAGTGACCCAAGATGGATCAAAAACACTAAGTCGTCCTGGTGAAATTAATGGAATATCCAAATAA
- the rpmG gene encoding 50S ribosomal protein L33 produces MPREGLILRCTDCKMENYISKKNKKNTPEKLEMSKHCSKCNKHTTHKEKK; encoded by the coding sequence ATGCCAAGAGAAGGTTTAATTTTAAGATGTACTGACTGTAAAATGGAAAACTACATTAGTAAAAAAAATAAAAAAAATACCCCTGAAAAATTAGAGATGTCAAAACACTGCTCTAAATGTAACAAACACACAACACACAAAGAAAAAAAATAA
- a CDS encoding Cof-type HAD-IIB family hydrolase: MKKKKIVFSDIDGTLYCKDFKLDKETIDYIRKIQKDDVIVILNTGNSLASRIRKIAVDLDLRYVITSNGGLFSDLKEDKHTIISGVFDYQSQQFLLDLAKKYDLQCNFWNSKNFFSFNPKAEYQNSYNYPLLDTNEVIFTDSVQENIIKMELFGEEKLDLIYQLIKDNPKLKAVRVKGVNIEISPPGGSKGVALAHVCKHFAIDVDKVMTVGDSENDIEMLEATPYSYAMANAKPLIKKIAKLHTSACNQQGVIMAIKDFLYRSKND, encoded by the coding sequence ATGAAAAAGAAAAAAATAGTTTTTAGTGATATAGATGGAACTCTATATTGTAAAGATTTTAAACTCGACAAAGAGACAATTGATTACATTAGAAAAATACAAAAAGATGATGTCATTGTCATTTTAAACACTGGTAATAGCCTAGCTTCGCGCATAAGAAAAATAGCGGTTGATTTAGACCTAAGATATGTCATTACTTCTAATGGTGGTCTTTTTAGTGACTTAAAAGAAGACAAACATACAATTATTAGTGGTGTTTTTGATTATCAGAGCCAGCAATTTTTACTTGATCTTGCCAAAAAATATGATTTGCAATGCAACTTCTGAAATTCCAAAAATTTTTTCTCTTTTAATCCAAAAGCAGAATACCAAAATAGCTATAACTACCCACTTTTAGACACAAATGAAGTAATTTTTACCGATTCTGTACAAGAAAACATTATTAAAATGGAATTGTTTGGTGAAGAAAAACTTGATCTAATATACCAATTAATCAAAGATAATCCTAAACTAAAAGCAGTTCGTGTCAAAGGAGTCAACATTGAAATTAGTCCTCCTGGGGGCTCCAAAGGAGTTGCTTTAGCCCATGTTTGCAAACATTTTGCAATTGATGTTGATAAGGTAATGACAGTCGGCGATAGCGAAAACGACATTGAAATGTTGGAAGCCACTCCATATTCTTACGCAATGGCAAATGCCAAACCACTAATTAAAAAAATTGCCAAACTTCACACTTCTGCTTGCAACCAACAAGGAGTAATTATGGCAATTAAAGACTTTCTATATCGCAGCAAAAATGATTAA
- the rpsF gene encoding 30S ribosomal protein S6 — protein sequence MPKYEIMTILDPKSDISVIKKIADSVFGSSNIEKIEKLDKTDLAYEIKKSKTGLFILMFVNSEANLVNEFVRRSNIEKAIWRFLIINLDTEKGYNKTPKPKPEKPKFFSPHNRKDYKSGDKGTKSTFKKISSKKNEDNNANVEIAK from the coding sequence ATGCCAAAATACGAAATAATGACAATTTTGGATCCAAAATCTGATATAAGTGTTATAAAGAAAATTGCTGATTCAGTTTTTGGTTCCTCAAATATAGAGAAAATTGAAAAGCTTGACAAAACAGATCTAGCATATGAAATTAAAAAATCTAAAACAGGTCTTTTTATTCTGATGTTTGTTAATTCTGAAGCAAATCTAGTTAATGAATTTGTTAGAAGATCAAATATTGAAAAAGCAATTTGAAGATTTTTGATCATCAATTTAGATACTGAAAAAGGTTACAATAAAACACCAAAACCAAAACCTGAAAAACCAAAATTCTTTAGCCCTCATAATCGCAAAGATTACAAGAGTGGTGACAAAGGAACAAAATCTACCTTTAAAAAGATTTCTTCTAAAAAAAATGAAGACAATAATGCAAATGTTGAAATAGCAAAATAA
- a CDS encoding single-stranded DNA-binding protein — protein MNKVILVGRVTSIIQLNYTKSNIAYTRFSLAIDRRRYNLDSEPITDYIPVVAWRQSAIGLEKLVTKGSLLLVEGSLNTNRFQNNEGITVNSFEISLEQFEILETKEQFEKRKQNLGIAINNMQPTFVETPIVNNQNTYKQENQTSEQLDDDDILADWDLGEI, from the coding sequence ATGAATAAAGTTATTTTAGTTGGCCGTGTTACTTCAATAATCCAACTTAACTATACTAAATCAAACATTGCATATACTCGTTTTTCACTAGCTATCGATCGTCGACGTTATAATTTAGATTCTGAACCGATCACAGATTATATTCCAGTGGTTGCTTGAAGACAAAGTGCTATTGGTTTGGAAAAATTAGTGACAAAAGGTAGTCTTCTTCTTGTTGAGGGTAGTTTAAATACTAATCGTTTTCAAAATAATGAAGGAATAACTGTAAATTCTTTTGAAATATCCTTGGAGCAATTCGAAATTCTTGAGACTAAGGAACAATTTGAAAAACGCAAACAAAATCTAGGAATAGCAATCAATAATATGCAACCAACTTTTGTTGAAACACCTATTGTTAACAATCAAAATACCTACAAACAAGAAAACCAGACTAGCGAGCAACTTGATGACGATGATATTTTAGCTGATTGAGATCTTGGTGAAATTTAA
- the rpsR gene encoding 30S ribosomal protein S18, whose amino-acid sequence MSKKQKKKFKKKPCQFCEANLLYIDYKNTELLKKSINVFGKIQPSRVSGSCAKHQRKLAQAVKRARMIALLPFIGERVRSGGEKVKA is encoded by the coding sequence ATGTCAAAAAAACAAAAAAAGAAATTTAAAAAAAAACCTTGCCAGTTTTGTGAAGCAAATTTACTTTATATCGATTATAAAAACACAGAACTTCTTAAAAAATCAATTAATGTTTTTGGAAAAATCCAACCTTCTAGAGTTTCAGGGTCTTGCGCTAAACACCAAAGAAAATTAGCACAAGCTGTTAAAAGAGCTCGAATGATTGCTCTACTTCCATTCATCGGTGAGCGTGTAAGAAGTGGTGGAGAAAAAGTTAAAGCTTAA
- the ychF gene encoding redox-regulated ATPase YchF: MSLKAGIVGLPNVGKSSLFAALTNSTVEIANYPFATIEPNTAIVEIKDPRLIEISRIVKPEKIIFSTFTFVDIAGLIEGASKGEGLGNKFLNNIRDVDCIVQVVRCFEDEKIIHVNNKISPKDDIETINYELILSDLAIIDNVLKRVSRRAQNTGDKNLKIEYNLATKLEAHLKQGLPARDLDYSDEELKILSSWQLLSQKPMLYVGNVDQKSLLNLDKNSYWLELVEIAKSQNTQAIVICAALEQEIAQLDEEDKKIFLSEYNLKNSSLDSLIYSSFKLLNLSTFFTAGVKEVRSWTYKTNSLAPQCGAVIHSDFEKKFIRVEVISYKDFIELGGEKNARDQGKQKIEGKNYIVQDGDVCHFRIGQ; the protein is encoded by the coding sequence ATGTCATTAAAAGCTGGAATTGTCGGTTTACCAAACGTAGGTAAATCATCTTTATTCGCCGCGCTAACAAATTCTACCGTTGAAATTGCCAACTATCCTTTTGCAACAATTGAGCCTAATACCGCCATTGTTGAAATCAAGGATCCAAGATTAATTGAAATATCACGTATTGTTAAACCTGAAAAAATAATTTTTTCAACTTTTACATTTGTTGATATTGCAGGACTGATTGAAGGAGCATCTAAAGGTGAAGGTTTGGGTAATAAATTTTTAAACAATATTAGAGATGTCGATTGTATTGTTCAGGTTGTCCGCTGTTTTGAAGATGAAAAAATTATTCATGTTAATAACAAAATAAGTCCAAAAGATGATATTGAAACTATTAATTATGAGCTAATTTTATCAGACTTAGCAATAATTGATAATGTGCTAAAAAGAGTTTCGCGCCGAGCTCAAAATACAGGTGATAAAAATCTAAAAATCGAGTATAATTTAGCTACCAAATTAGAAGCTCATCTTAAACAAGGTTTGCCTGCTAGAGATCTAGACTATAGTGATGAAGAATTAAAAATTTTGTCTTCTTGACAACTTTTGTCACAAAAACCAATGTTATATGTAGGAAATGTTGATCAAAAAAGTTTGCTCAATCTAGATAAAAATAGTTATTGGCTAGAACTTGTTGAAATTGCCAAATCACAAAATACCCAAGCAATTGTAATATGTGCGGCGCTTGAGCAAGAAATTGCACAATTAGATGAAGAGGATAAAAAAATTTTTTTATCTGAGTATAATCTCAAAAACTCAAGTCTAGATTCACTAATTTATAGTTCTTTTAAATTATTAAATTTATCTACTTTTTTTACAGCTGGTGTAAAAGAAGTGCGATCATGAACTTATAAAACCAATTCACTTGCACCACAATGTGGAGCAGTAATTCATAGTGATTTTGAGAAAAAATTTATTCGCGTTGAAGTTATTTCATACAAGGATTTTATTGAATTAGGCGGTGAAAAAAACGCACGTGATCAAGGTAAACAAAAAATAGAGGGTAAAAATTATATTGTTCAAGATGGTGATGTTTGTCATTTTAGAATTGGGCAGTAA
- a CDS encoding peroxiredoxin, producing the protein MTTKFANKEYKLTTPLIQKGQILNFEVTNTKFETIKLNKFSKKTVISVFPSINTSVCDEQTIMINTIAKKYPNVDFISISLDLPTAIAQWLNINHSENITMYSDYKYRDFGQKTGFLIDEIFLLNRGFIIVDHDGKVIVVEANTNVHDQINFEKLEQYLQ; encoded by the coding sequence ATGACAACCAAATTCGCCAATAAAGAATACAAATTAACAACTCCTTTAATTCAAAAAGGTCAAATATTAAATTTTGAAGTAACAAATACAAAGTTTGAAACCATTAAATTAAACAAATTTTCTAAAAAAACTGTTATATCTGTTTTTCCTTCTATTAATACTTCAGTTTGTGATGAACAAACTATAATGATAAATACGATTGCTAAAAAATATCCAAATGTAGATTTTATCAGCATTTCTCTTGATTTGCCAACTGCAATTGCACAATGATTAAATATCAATCATTCTGAAAATATTACAATGTATTCAGATTATAAATATCGTGACTTTGGCCAAAAAACAGGTTTTCTAATTGATGAAATATTCTTACTTAATCGTGGCTTTATTATTGTAGACCATGATGGAAAAGTCATCGTTGTTGAAGCTAACACCAATGTGCATGATCAAATTAATTTTGAAAAATTAGAACAATATTTACAATAA
- a CDS encoding RluA family pseudouridine synthase codes for MHTPNKIELIYQGEKTRIDLVVAKHLNVSRKISRYLIEANSVKVDNKVVNKVNFLLREGQFISILNNYQEPQLKVEAQKVDFEIVYQDNDIIVINKPKNLVVHPGNGNWDKTLVNGLLHEFATNLSDVNGEIRPGIVHRLDKDTSGLLLVAKNNQAHKYLAKQLENHEIERKYIAIVVGKIPHTKMRINLPIGRDNQNRTKKVVSSFNSKNAITNVELINTFVYKNEHFSIVKCILETGRTHQIRVHLSHIGYPIYGDPVYGKKIDDLGQRLHAYEITFKHLDGRLMNFKTEMPDEFKFPNIKIDI; via the coding sequence ATGCACACACCCAATAAGATTGAACTAATATATCAAGGCGAAAAAACAAGAATAGATTTGGTAGTTGCCAAGCACTTAAATGTTTCAAGAAAAATTTCTCGCTACCTTATTGAAGCTAACAGCGTAAAAGTTGATAACAAGGTTGTTAATAAAGTGAATTTTCTTTTAAGAGAAGGTCAATTTATTTCGATTTTAAACAACTATCAAGAACCACAACTAAAGGTAGAAGCACAAAAAGTAGATTTTGAAATTGTATATCAAGATAATGATATAATTGTCATTAATAAACCCAAAAATTTAGTAGTTCACCCTGGTAATGGTAATTGAGATAAAACACTAGTTAATGGACTTTTGCATGAATTTGCTACTAATTTATCAGATGTAAATGGTGAAATTAGACCTGGAATAGTCCACCGCCTTGATAAAGACACAAGTGGATTATTGTTAGTTGCAAAAAATAATCAGGCGCATAAATATCTTGCTAAACAATTAGAAAACCATGAAATTGAGCGTAAATATATTGCCATTGTAGTAGGAAAAATACCACACACTAAAATGAGAATTAACCTTCCTATTGGCAGAGATAATCAAAATCGAACAAAGAAGGTAGTCTCTAGTTTTAATTCAAAAAATGCTATTACAAATGTTGAGTTAATAAATACTTTTGTCTACAAAAACGAACACTTTAGCATCGTAAAATGCATTCTCGAAACTGGCAGAACTCACCAGATCAGAGTTCACTTATCGCATATTGGTTACCCAATTTATGGCGATCCTGTTTATGGAAAAAAAATTGATGACTTAGGTCAAAGGCTTCACGCTTATGAAATTACCTTCAAACACTTAGATGGTAGATTAATGAATTTTAAAACCGAAATGCCTGATGAATTTAAATTCCCAAACATAAAAATTGATATATAA